From Leptospira venezuelensis, a single genomic window includes:
- a CDS encoding glycerol-3-phosphate dehydrogenase/oxidase, translating to MQKHDRKSRFEKLKEEQFDLLILGGGATGAGAALDASLRGLKVALLEKSDFSSGTSSRSTKLIHGGVRYLAQFHFKLIHEALTERQRLLENAPHLVKPLPFILPTYKLYEKPYYSIGMTMYDILAWKGNLPSHKRVSKEEVEKDFPALQTKGLTGGILYYDSQFNDARLNVNLARAASKEGALVLNQTELLSFQKKDGKITGGKVKDLLSGEIYNVKAKVVVNATGPWVDDVRLKDDPRTYRVLSPSQGIHLVFKKETIPCNTALIIPKTKDGRVVFIIPWEEHVILGTTDTPIHEVSQDPLPLESEVEFLLQTGSDYLTSPLQRKDIISVFSGIRPLISPEGNQDTKSISREEVILVSSSGLITMGGGKWSTYRKMAEDLIDRVLKEGGLEEFGTSRTAKYAFPGKVGYSEDLYKEIQKMYKVSEVSAKRLQNFYGGEVFIILGKKPTLLIKGLEYFQEEVEWFAKEEFALTVTDVLARRFRIQFLDLKLAAKLATPVSQILAKQLGWKEAVRKEKEAEALGLIESLRATYNGK from the coding sequence ATGCAAAAACACGATCGTAAAAGCCGGTTTGAAAAATTAAAAGAAGAGCAATTCGACCTTCTGATTTTGGGGGGTGGAGCCACTGGAGCCGGAGCCGCCCTGGATGCTAGCCTTAGAGGACTCAAAGTTGCACTTTTAGAAAAATCTGATTTTTCTTCTGGAACTTCTTCTCGTTCCACGAAACTAATTCACGGCGGGGTGCGTTACCTCGCCCAATTCCATTTCAAATTGATCCACGAGGCTTTGACTGAAAGACAAAGGCTTCTGGAAAACGCGCCTCACCTGGTCAAACCTCTTCCGTTCATACTTCCTACATACAAACTTTACGAAAAACCGTATTATAGTATTGGAATGACAATGTACGATATCCTAGCTTGGAAAGGAAATCTGCCTTCTCACAAAAGAGTTTCCAAAGAAGAAGTAGAAAAAGATTTTCCAGCTCTCCAAACCAAAGGACTAACCGGTGGGATCTTGTATTATGATTCTCAATTCAATGATGCAAGACTGAACGTAAATCTGGCACGCGCCGCATCCAAAGAAGGGGCACTCGTCCTAAATCAAACTGAACTACTATCTTTCCAGAAGAAGGACGGAAAAATTACAGGCGGGAAAGTAAAAGATCTACTTAGCGGAGAAATTTATAACGTAAAGGCAAAAGTTGTAGTGAACGCAACGGGACCTTGGGTGGATGATGTCCGTTTAAAAGACGATCCAAGAACATACCGCGTACTTTCTCCAAGCCAAGGTATCCATTTGGTTTTTAAAAAGGAAACCATTCCATGTAATACTGCACTCATCATTCCTAAAACAAAAGACGGACGAGTCGTATTCATCATTCCTTGGGAAGAACATGTTATCTTAGGAACTACAGATACTCCTATTCACGAAGTAAGCCAAGATCCACTTCCATTGGAATCTGAAGTTGAGTTCCTTCTACAAACAGGTTCAGACTATTTAACCTCGCCACTACAAAGAAAAGATATTATTTCAGTATTCTCCGGGATCAGACCTCTTATTTCTCCGGAAGGAAACCAAGATACAAAAAGTATCTCCAGAGAAGAAGTAATCTTAGTTTCTTCTTCAGGACTTATAACCATGGGTGGGGGGAAATGGTCCACTTATAGAAAGATGGCGGAAGATCTGATCGATAGAGTCTTGAAAGAAGGCGGATTAGAAGAATTCGGCACAAGCAGAACTGCAAAATACGCTTTCCCAGGAAAAGTAGGATACTCTGAAGACTTGTACAAAGAGATCCAAAAAATGTATAAGGTAAGTGAAGTTTCCGCAAAACGACTCCAAAACTTTTATGGGGGAGAAGTTTTTATCATCCTTGGGAAAAAGCCAACTCTTCTCATAAAAGGTCTCGAGTATTTCCAAGAAGAAGTAGAATGGTTTGCAAAAGAAGAATTTGCACTAACGGTTACGGACGTTCTTGCGAGAAGATTCAGAATTCAATTTTTGGATTTGAAATTAGCTGCAAAACTAGCTACACCGGTTTCTCAAATCTTAGCTAAACAGCTTGGCTGGAAAGAAGCGGTAAGGAAAGAAAAAGAAGCAGAGGCTTTGGGGTTAATAGAATCTCTAAGAGCTACTTACAACGGTAAATAA